Proteins co-encoded in one Plasmodium berghei ANKA genome assembly, chromosome: 11 genomic window:
- a CDS encoding DNA repair endonuclease XPF, putative — protein sequence MYPLYYEKKIVKKLIQHDSLILLTDGFSELSILAIFIFYYQNNCLWYEQYINDENIFFKLFNLNIHKEIIDIETIPEDPKSTDKINNENNTNEIRSITNISQNNNENGEKETNKENPKQGDGNFHDQNIHDTDKIGYPTIHFNPNANKNKLIFILNVSPKEYNMFLKYQLFLYEGISKFDISFNNSIKINYLKTEYIRNQKANERIEMYIKRGVYFISSNILLIDLLTYKIIPEIIDGIFICRSHKLMYSMKENFIIDLYRKRNKFGFIKGINNNKKLVKNQQISNISKKLYIKKIYCYPRFHKNIHISLNNKLIQPNIYEINVDLPVVLKKMEDSILNLIHYINIEIKKIHKFEDFDINSLLYSDSPENYTMNYIKNKNLTYNTKKLLKEIIILVNLLYNLYIYDDIIFYNYINNIKEADKESIWMYCNEANELFYLANERKNNFLNKIDISIESNTLHTSPNKNTMHTIINMFQYKNKYFHKSNEIKREQNKIYNWIYDLVYNRDIPLSQYQKIILKTKKKKNTHTNSNFAKRKSNSFYDEFLLNKKSKHYINSDTDVSQEKLQLIQKNPNYRNSVRIKVEKADESYSSFNNNQIKNISQINVKKEKEQNYMHVESHYVIEDSQSSEADNENCLEDKQTKSPKNSKIYQDISDNPSENPQNNNINISFITRKNTNNNKNYEKQNQSSMKNKENKTTETIEKVKYPIVIITDNYYTQKEIYNILAHKEEQNININEIFIKSEDEIKEYYISDDLINSESSTNKSFENNKDKLFCDNKNFHIPYKAIKNKTNNLKYIKPCIYIICINKNYEVMYSSENFVNKCFQKIDKINNDTKKGDIEEDTQNHLAICELENNGSISPKFKSNTRKNENDNLFEINEFCGNLDFLELFLMKINPYRIILTKLDLHIFRNIEIYCARMFKYNLYKLTKHTNFKELVMYEKNNLMYDNVNPEKIVIKKEKQMNGKRNHIKEKRVNQDNYDTHKGIDKGTKNYELIKIMNDMCNTIEVYILFYKDNIFYNKYLNNIKNEKENWINFIEHKNTLRFEIDRNVFNKNKEMFKSVIDSYFLFQKKLKENKKNIINFNKNLCEQFKNFQEVKANDATADIVHYSNNDNLNKHNTNFISIEEDELFLENLKKKINKKNNEITNLDDKKLLKMQEILKYYSIDSFNLNFILYSIFNNTKPIVIVDIRELKSDLPYKLYKSKMHIIPYSLLVGDYILTKDICVERKTIVDLIQSLNNNRLYNQINQMSKYYSIYVLLIEFNNKHLFYFSSLNNKHSIYTKLVTISLQFPRLKILWSPFSLFTAKLFWSLKVNADQPDIFKSLHIDITLQKDTQKDYDITYEKSELQIIDKIETQANNTQNLEIENSEQLSYQPTDELLNNDNTFANVDANDHKEKPPSEDTYKYETINDLLDEKINTLEKSNASYTIKKMENATNWNAIEILKALPGVTEKNMHKIINNVKSLYDLCEKSLEELEKYMSKNNAKLLYNFLNADVS from the coding sequence ATGTATCctttatattatgaaaagaAAATAGTGAAGAAACTTATACAACATGATTCTCTAATTTTACTCACAGATGGATTTAGCGAACTAAGCATTTTAgcaatatttattttttattatcaaaataactGCTTGTGGTATGagcaatatataaatgatgaaaatatattctttaaaCTATTTAATTTGAATATCCATAAAGAAATTATTGATATTGAAACCATTCCAGAGGATCCTAAATCCactgataaaataaataatgaaaataataccAATGAAATTAGAAGTATTACAAACATttcacaaaataataatgaaaatggaGAGAAAGAAACCAATAAAGAAAATCCCAAACAAGGGGATGGCAACTTCCATGATCAAAATATACATGATACCGATAAGATAGGCTACCCCACTATACACTTTAATCCTAATGCGAACAAAAACAaacttatatttatattgaaTGTTTCCCcaaaagaatataatatgtttttaaaatatcaaCTTTTCTTATACGAAGGAATTAGCAAATTtgatatttcatttaataatagtataaaaattaattactTAAAAACAGAATATATACGTAATCAAAAAGCAAATGAAAGAATAGAAATGTACATAAAGCGTGGCGTGTATTTCATATCAtccaatattttattaatagaCCTATTAacatacaaaataattccTGAAATTATTGAtggtatatttatatgtcGAAGCCATAAACTTATGTATAGTATGAaggaaaattttattatcgaTTTATATAGAAAGAGAAATAAATTTGGATTTATTAAAGggataaataataataaaaagctAGTAAAAAATCAGCAAATATCaaatatttctaaaaaattatatataaaaaaaatatattgctACCCACgatttcataaaaatattcacatttcattaaataacaaattaataCAACCAAATATATACGAAATTAATGTAGATTTACCAgttgtattaaaaaaaatggaagacagcatattaaatttgattcattatataaatatagaaattaaaaaaatacacaaaTTTGAAGattttgatataaattCGTTGTTATATTCAGATAGCCCGGAAAATTATACtatgaattatattaagaataaaaatcttacatataatacaaaaaaattacttaaagaaattattatattagttaacttattatataatctatatatttatgatgatattattttttacaattatattaataatataaaagagGCAGACAAAGAATCCATATGGATGTATTGTAATGAAGCAAATGAATTATTCTATTTAGcaaatgaaagaaaaaataattttttaaataaaattgatataAGCATCGAATCGAACACACTACATACATCACCCAATAAAAATACCATGCAcactattattaatatgttccaatataaaaataaatactttCATAAATctaatgaaattaaaagagaacaaaataaaatatataactgGATATATGATTTAGTGTACAATAGAGATATACCCTTAAGTCAGTACCAAAAAATTATCTtaaaaactaaaaaaaaaaaaaatacacacaCAAATAGTAACTTTGCAAAAAGAAAAAGCAATAGTTTTTATGacgaatttttattaaataaaaaaagtaagcATTATATTAATAGCGATACAGATGTAAGCCAAGAAAAATTGCAACTAATTCAGAAAAACCCTAATTATCGTAACTCAGTTAGGATAAAAGTTGAAAAGGCCGACGAATCATATAGCTCCTTCAATaataatcaaataaaaaatattagtcaaataaatgttaaaaaggaaaaggaacaaaattatatgcatgtTGAAAGCCACTATGTGATCGAAGATTCTCAAAGTAGCGAAGCAGACAATGAAAATTGTTTAGAAGATAAACAAACGAAGAGCCCAAAAAATTCCAAAATATATCAAGATATCAGTGATAATCCTAGCGAAAATcctcaaaataataatatcaatatatcatttataacaagaaaaaataccaataataataaaaattatgaaaagcAAAATCAAAGTtcaatgaaaaataaagagAATAAAACAACTGAAACTATTGAAAAGGTAAAATATCCTATCGTCATTATTACtgataattattatacacaaaaagaaatatacaatatattaGCTCACAAAGaagaacaaaatattaatataaacgagatatttattaaatctGAAGATGAAATTAAAGAATATTACATATCAGatgatttaataaattcgGAAAGTAGCACAAACAAATCGTTTGagaataataaagataagTTATTTTGTGACAATAAAAACTTTCATATTCCTTATAAAgctattaaaaataaaactaatAACCTAAAATACATTAAACCatgcatttatattatatgcataaataaaaattatgaagtTATGTATTCCTCTgaaaattttgttaataaatgctttcaaaaaatagacaaaataaataatgatactAAAAAAGGGGATATAGAAGAAGATACACAAAATCATTTAGCCATATGTgaattagaaaataatggAAGTATATCACcaaaatttaaatcaaacacccgaaaaaatgaaaatgataatttattCGAAATAAACGAATTTTGTGGAAACTTAGACTTTTtggaattatttttgatgaaaataaatccATATCGAATTATTCTTACAAAATTAgatttgcatatttttagaaatatagaaatatacTGTGCTCGAATGTTCAAATATAACCTTTACAAATTAACTAAACAcacaaattttaaagaaCTAGTGAtgtatgaaaaaaataacttaaTGTACGATAATGTTAACCctgaaaaaattgttataaaGAAAGAGAAGCAGATGAATGGAAAGAGAAatcatataaaagaaaaacgaGTAAATCAGGATAATTATGATACTCATAAGGGTATAGACAAAGGCAccaaaaattatgaactaataaaaattatgaacgACATGTGTAATACTATTGAGGTTTATATCTTATTTTACAAGGATAATATCTTttacaataaatatttaaataatatcaaaaatgaaaaagaaaattggataaattttatcgaacataaaaatacacTTCGTTTCGAAATAGATCGTAACGttttcaataaaaataaagaaatgtTTAAAAGTGTGATAgattcttattttttatttcaaaaaaagcttaaagaaaataaaaaaaatataataaatttcaaCAAAAACCTATGCGAACAGTTTAAAAACTTTCAAGAAGTTAAAGCAAATGATGCGACAGCTGATATCGTTCATTATAGCAACaatgataatttaaataaacacAACACGAATTTTATAAGTATAGAAGAagatgaattatttttagaaaatttaaaaaaaaaaatcaataaaaaaaataatgaaattacTAATCTTGAtgacaaaaaattattaaagaTGCAAGAAATCctaaaatattattcaatAGACTCATTTAACTTAAATTTTATACTATATAgcatatttaataatactaAACCTATAGTTATTGTTGATATAAGAGAACTTAAATCTGATTTGccatataaattatataaaagcAAAATGCATATCATACCATATTCATTACTTGTTGGAGactatatattaacaaaagaTATATGTGTCGAAAGAAAAACCATTGTTGATTTAATACAatctttaaataataaccGATTGTATAACCAAATTAATCAAATgtcaaaatattattctatatatgttttattaatagaatttaataataaacaccttttttatttttcatcattaaataataaacattctatatatacaaaattgGTAACAATTTCTCTTCAATTCCCTCGacttaaaattttatggaGTCCATTTTCACTCTTTACCGCTAAACTTTTTTGGTCACTTAAAGTTAATGCTGATCAACCTGATATATTCAAATCCCTTCATATTGACATAACTCTACAAAAGGATACACAAAAGGATTATGACATTACATATGAGAAGAGTGAGCTTCAGATAATTGACAAGATAGAAACTCAAGCAAATAATACCCAAAATTTAGAGATTGAAAATTCCGAACAATTGTCATATCAACCCACTGATGAGCTACTTAATAATGACAATACTTTTGCGAATGTTGATGCAAATGATCATAAAGAAAAACCTCCTTCCGAAGATACTTACAAGTATGAAACCATAAATGATTTACTCGATGAAAAGATAAACACCTTAGAAAAATCTAATGCAAGTTAcactataaaaaaaatggaaaatgcTACCAATTGGAATGCAATTGAAATTTTAAAAGCTTTACCCGGAGTtactgaaaaaaatatgcacaaaataataaacaatgTCAAGTCATTATATGATTTGTGTGAAAAATCATTAGAAGAacttgaaaaatatatgagtAAAAACAATGcaaaattgttatataactttttaaaTGCAGATGTATCATGA
- a CDS encoding ribosomal protein L1, putative, translating to MEKKMKTKIKKKEIFEKKKKENKKFLNYVKTNQKYENFQKAILNNKNQKINHNIKKLHDTTIKNKDIPCNNIKVNDQIIEPNTFSKAYNFIFDKVINSQAANIPIDTHMLYCNFDLSVSYNIGKSYNFPINLTHSYYSDVIILVTENGDKWKNMIIENKLKKVKKVITYDKLEDVYYKNDLLNDLVKKYDLYIFDSSTKAKKYGNLISKIKKYNKTYTTVQINEDNFVDTINRAIHRTYTDLNRGSTHSVPIGYLTLGKDKLYDNIKESAKIMLQFYEQKKISVVSINLRYINMTIPVYIHALKDGTLSESY from the exons atggaaaaaaaaatgaaaaccaaaataaaaaagaaagaaatttttgagaagaagaaaaaagaaaataaaaaattcttAAACTATGTAAAAACAAAccaaaaatatgaaaattttcaaaaggcaattttaaataacaagaatcaaaaaataaatcataatattaaaaaactaCATGATACtacaattaaaaacaaagaCATTCCATGTAACAATATTAAAGTAAATGACCAAATAATAGAGCCAAATACATTTTCAAAggcatataattttatatttgataaagTAATAAATTCTCAGGCTGCAAACATACCTATTGATACCCATATGCTATATTGTAATTTTGATTTATCTGTGAGCTATAATATAGGAAAATCATACAACTTCCCAAT AAACTTAACGCATTCATACTATTCGGATGTAATCATATTAGTAACCGAAAATGGTGATAAGTGGAAGAATATGAtcattgaaaataaattaaaaaaagtcaAAAAA GTCATAACTTATGATAAACTTGAAGATGTATACTATAAGAACGATTTATTAAACGATcttgttaaaaaatatgatttatacatatttgaTTCATCTACtaaagcaaaaaaatatggcaacttaatatcaaaaataaaaaaatataacaa AACATATACAACCGTGCAAATAAATGAAGATAATTTTGTCGACACAATTAATCGAGCTATTCATAGAACATACACAGATTTAAATAGGGGATCAACACA TTCCGTTCCCATTGGTTATCTTACTTTAGGAAAAGacaaattatatgataatataaaggA GTCCGCAAAAATTATGCTTCaattttatgaacaaaaaaaaatatcagtAGTATCCATAAACTTgagatatataaatatgactATCcctgtatatatacatgctTTAAAAGATGGTACATTGTCAGAAAGCTATTAA
- a CDS encoding mitochondrial import inner membrane translocase subunit TIM9, putative, translated as MDKSLDLSSFNKNDREKVLRKINKAEYEDTMNTYNSIVEMCFNECISSFRSKELDNNENNCILNCVKKFSVFSQRVGMKFTQNVNSEMQKKI; from the coding sequence atggataAATCCTTAGATTTAAGTAgctttaataaaaatgatagaGAGAAGGTTCTgcgaaaaataaataaagcaGAATATGAAGATACTAtgaatacatataattcGATTGTTGAAATGTGTTTTAACGAATGCATTTCATCATTTCGATCAAAAGAATTAGATAACAACGAAAATAATTGTATTTTAAATTGTGTCAAAAAATTTTCAGTTTTTTCACAGAGGGTTGGGATGAAATTTACTCAAAATGTTAATAGCgaaatgcaaaaaaaaatataa
- a CDS encoding mitochondrial carrier protein, putative: MDIKIKNEEEKKNNKNTVLLCGLISGVLTKTIFAPFDRIKLFYQIQPMFHYNNPSLHKNKRKDHLKNKNEFINKNILLNDLNKAQNKQDKSINPLIIKSNKYVKNKNVVFHNFLNCLNEINKNSQKKRKMLKTNIFNSNMNKHHRYSDKSPHTVFKNILFHYKIQHNSPLNNLSKNYTILNINKNVANTIKNKMLFLSANANKSIKYQNIIQSFLFIVKEEGILGLWKGNLINTLRGGVVYSAKFGTNDIIKEKYKTKKRDENTAKGIQAKHLTTSSSNNNSNNNSGFEKSKINYYESVIAGYASGIIQKTLSYPLDLLSIRAALGVNEKYLRQKKTITEKSIFKIIREIHVNEGFAGFFKGYVPTLLTGVPYVTLQMVFFDLYKNIFQNNFQKNSTSLGSVALYSSIAGSLSNVTSLIIVFPGDTVRKRMMNNGIDNNNYIYKNTFHCIKKIYYHEGLKSFYSGLFPSILKCVPSGAIQFMSYEILKYFISQN; the protein is encoded by the coding sequence atggatataaaaattaaaaatgaagaagaaaaaaaaaacaataaaaacaCTGTGCTATTATGTGGATTAATTTCCGGTGTTTTAACAAAAACTATATTTGCCCCCTTTGATAGAATTAAacttttttatcaaatacAGCCAATGTTTCATTATAATAACCCCTCTCtccataaaaataaaagaaaagatcatttaaaaaacaaaaatgaatttatcaataaaaatatactacTTAACGACTTAAACAAAGCACAAAATAAACAAGACAAAAGTATTAACccattaataataaaaagtaataaatatgtaaaaaataaaaatgttgtttttcataattttttaaattgcttaaatgaaattaataaaaatagtcaAAAAAAACGGAAAATGCTCAAAACCAATATATTCAATagtaatatgaataaacaTCATAGATATTCGGACAAATCACCTCATActgtttttaaaaatatattatttcattataaaatacaaCATAATTCAcctttaaataatttaagtaaaaattataccattttaaatattaataaaaatgtagcaaacacaataaaaaataaaatgttgtTTTTAAGTGCAAATGCAAATAAATCTATCAAgtatcaaaatattatacaaaGCTTTCTCTTTATTGTTAAAGAAGAAGGGATCTTAGGCTTATGGAAAGGTAACTTAATTAATACATTAAGAGGTGGGGTTGTTTATTCGGCAAAATTTGGAACCAAcgatataataaaagaaaaatataaaacaaaaaagagGGATGAAAATACGGCTAAAGGAATTCAGGCAAAACATCTTACTACTAGTAGCAGTAATAACAAtagcaataataatagtggATTCGAAAAAAGCAAAATTAACTATTACGAAAGTGTGATTGCAGGATACGCATCTGGAATAATCCAGAAAACATTATCATATCCACTAGACTTATTAAGTATTAGAGCAGCATTAGGAGTAAacgaaaaatatttacgacaaaaaaaaacaatcaCAGAAAAatctatttttaaaataattcgAGAAATACATGTTAACGAAGGGTTTGCGGGATTTTTTAAAGGATATGTCCCAACATTATTAACAGGTGTACCATATGTAACATTACAAATGGTgttttttgatttatataaaaatatttttcaaaataattttcaaaaaaattcaacCTCACTCGGGTCAGTTGCTCTTTATTCATCCATAGCTGGATCATTAAGTAATGTAACCTCGTTAATTATTGTTTTTCCTGGTGATACAGTTAGAAAAAGAATGATGAATAACGGTATAGATAataacaattatatatataaaaatacatttcattgcattaaaaaaatatattatcacGAAGGCCTAAAAAGTTTCTATTCTGGTTTGTTTCCAtctattttaaaatgtgtTCCTTCTGGGGCTATTCAATTTATGTcttatgaaatattaaaatattttatatcacAAAACTGA
- a CDS encoding heptatricopeptide repeat-containing protein, putative: MHNVILKSFKKWHLYKDGHSFISYGKKGVVTTGNLLLNKKDTKKSELGEDNQNSESRKNEIPSKNIENRIILHKSNYVLNGCKINELVSILNLYIKLKSDNVELLKNISINLLMNKEKLRYHDIIIFIKKFSIIKCKNYFLFCYFKDVLMENIHLINCDDLIDIYFSYTNLNYFHYNFFLLLEKKIFHNFHLLDIKQLVCLIQCFKKKKIISKSYLTILLYGISKNINNFNTFQLSVVFGFFKNFNLNNNVLLNSLIHHFNQHINLNDDPKTVALFYNFLSYVHTKCKTNYQYFEKEKNLVNFIKTFKLCYEENNMNYENVCNNEEQESIGLNNVQLNITNNDENKNEIAHISKEHIVLEEKEIQKTDQIIRSKILELENKCLFKNDELENLKEKTNSLKMDSYNVNLLYSAKNALKNIEIISRKKIKNMSVDLLCLVSLSLSKISTTSKVFLEKIAEEVGKNSNKLTPLLVSSLLLSFSKANHRHGSLIYYSLKFFYKYYNFFNINQVGFLCKGLYNFSIKENEFIDVLNEFVLNNLQNCNNLCTNKEPHDENTLSGIHKKYLNYNDNAISTFRNNELSNLFHIVEKNIDKNIEWRNYEDQFLNLKRVYNENDKKNENKKNADSHKNEADSNFLKFSYIDYESIKNKKYCVNSLYNIKMSNTVYINNIIYILEYYAFNLVSISNILESFCDIFLKSNLNYILYTRIFNSFYLLKYQGEKVYELIEKFNDYQPLQQNMYKEKHTKQLLQSLFYYYENNDNNNENAKKIGDIYFYILSKKYFSFIFNFSKYILTFLFIKNNNYVLHKFLINIKDIPLNREDYIFLHRPINLY, encoded by the coding sequence atgcataatgtaatattaaagagttttaaaaagtggcatttatataaagatgggcattcttttatatcataTGGAAAGAAAGGAGTAGTGACAACTGGAAATTTGTTATTAAATAAGAAAgacacaaaaaaaagcgAACTGGGCGAAGATAATCAAAATAGTGAAAGcagaaaaaatgaaataccttctaaaaatattgaaaatcGAATTATTTTACACAAATCGAACTATGTACTAAATGGTTGTAAAATAAACGAACTAGTGAgcatattaaatttatatataaaattaaaaagtgATAACGTTGAATTACTAAAGAATATTTctataaatttgttaatgAACAAAGAAAAGCTGAGATATCatgatattataatttttataaaaaagttttcaatcataaaatgtaaaaactattttttgttttgttatTTCAAAGATGTATTAATGGAAAATATCCATTTAATTAATTGTGATGATTTAATtgacatatatttttcttacaCAAATTTAaactattttcattataatttttttttattacttgaaaagaaaatatttcataatttcCATCTTTTAgatataaaacaattagTGTGTTTAATCCAAtgttttaagaaaaaaaaaataatttccaAAAGTTATTTaactatattattatatggaatatcgaaaaatataaataattttaacacATTTCAATTATCAGTGGTTTTTggatttttcaaaaattttaatttaaataataatgtacTACTTAATTCATTGATTCATCATTTCAATCAGCATATTAATCTTAATGATGATCCAAAAACAGTAGCACtcttttataattttttatcttatGTGCACACTAAGTGTAAGACGAATTATCAGTATTTtgaaaaagagaaaaatttggtaaattttataaaaacatttaaGTTGTGTTATGAAGAAAACAACATGAATTACGAAAATGTGTGCAACAATGAAGAACAGGAAAGTATAGGATTGAATAATGttcaattaaatattactaataatgatgaaaacaaaaatgaaatagcTCATATTAGTAAGGAACATATAGTATTGGAGGAGAAAGAGATACAGAAAACAGATCAAATCATAAGAAGCAAAATATTAGAACtggaaaataaatgtttgtttaaaaatgatgaattagaaaatttaaaagagAAAACAAATTCTCTAAAGATGGATTCATATAatgttaatttattatattctgCTAAAAATGCcttgaaaaatatagaaattatatcaaggaaaaaaataaaaaatatgtctGTTGATTTGTTATGTTTAGTATCATTAAGCTTGTCAAAAATTAGTACTACGAGCAAAGTATTTCTAGAAAAAATCGCTGAAGAAGTAGGTAAAAATTCTAATAAGTTAACTCCTTTATTAGTTAGTTCATTGTTGTTATCTTTTAGTAAAGCAAATCACAGGCATGGAAGtttgatttattattctttgaaattcttttataaatattataatttttttaatattaatcaAGTAGGATTTTTATGTAAAGGgctatataatttttccattaaagaaaatgaatttattgATGTATTAAATGAGTTTGTTCTAAATAATTTGCAGaattgtaataatttatgcACCAACAAGGAGCCCCATGATGAAAATACTTTAAGTGGGATACATAAGAAATACTTAAATTACAATGATAATGCAATATCCACATTTCGGAATAATGAATTAAGCAATCTGTTTCACAttgttgaaaaaaatattgataaaaacATTGAATGGAGAAATTATGAAGATCaatttttgaatttaaaaagagtatataatgaaaatgataaaaaaaatgaaaataaaaaaaacgcGGATAGCCATAAGAACGAAGCAGAtagtaattttttaaaattcaGTTATATTGATTATGAaagtattaaaaataaaaaatattgtgtAAATagtttatataatataaaaatgagtaATACagtttatataaataatattatatatatattggaATATTACGCATTTAATTTAGTAAGCATAAGCAACATTTTAGAGTCTTTTtgtgatatttttttaaaaagtaatttaaattatattttatatacaagaatatttaattcattttatttacttaAATATCAAGGAGAGAAAGTATATGAGTTGATcgaaaaatttaatgattATCAGCCATTACAgcaaaatatgtataaagaaaaacatACCAAACAATTATTGCAAtcgttattttattattatgaaaataacgataataataatgaaaatgcgaaaaaaattggagatatatatttctacattttgtctaaaaaatatttttcttttatctttaacttttcaaaatatattttaacatttttatttattaaaaataataattacgTGCTACATAagtttttaattaatattaaagatATACCATTAAATAGAGAggattatatatttctacaCAGACCTATCAACTTGTATTAA